A DNA window from Halanaerobium saccharolyticum subsp. saccharolyticum DSM 6643 contains the following coding sequences:
- the trhA gene encoding PAQR family membrane homeostasis protein TrhA, translating into MRKEEKVSFYSHFVGFILALIGLVLLIFRALESPDKIIVASVYGVSVAFLFLASSLYHAFKKEDDESSIWRKLDHFAIFVMIAGSYTPVAYLYLEGWLKWTIISVQWGLVLGGFFLKFMYFKTPRILYTLIYLLMGWVGIFAFHQLFMSMPTSNLILMFAGGLSFTAGAVFYIIKKPRITPNFGFHEIFHFFILAGGILHYIMVFIALG; encoded by the coding sequence ATGAGAAAGGAAGAAAAGGTTTCATTTTATTCTCATTTTGTTGGTTTCATACTGGCCTTAATCGGCTTAGTTTTATTAATATTCCGTGCCTTAGAGAGTCCAGACAAAATAATAGTAGCTTCAGTTTACGGTGTTTCAGTAGCCTTTCTATTTTTGGCTAGTTCTTTATACCATGCTTTTAAAAAAGAAGATGATGAAAGTTCTATCTGGCGTAAACTAGATCATTTTGCAATCTTTGTAATGATTGCGGGTTCATATACACCAGTAGCATATCTTTATTTGGAAGGTTGGCTCAAGTGGACAATTATTTCAGTCCAGTGGGGACTTGTTTTAGGGGGCTTTTTTCTGAAATTTATGTATTTTAAAACCCCCAGAATTTTATACACCTTAATTTATCTTTTAATGGGATGGGTAGGTATCTTTGCTTTTCATCAATTATTTATGTCAATGCCAACTTCTAATTTAATATTAATGTTTGCAGGAGGCCTATCTTTTACTGCTGGAGCAGTATTTTATATAATTAAAAAACCAAGGATTACGCCTAATTTTGGTTTTCATGAGATTTTTCATTTCTTTATTCTTGCCGGAGGAATATTACATTATATAATGGTATTTATAGCGTTGGGCTAA
- a CDS encoding PTS lactose/cellobiose transporter subunit IIA, whose translation MELQNALIEIISISGEVKKKFLKAVKYAKNNEFEQAEEIFNEAEDQLIKAHLKQTELIKQEANGDKIEGSLMLTHAQDHLMTAILLKDMAQEFIDLYDRFESE comes from the coding sequence ATGGAATTACAAAATGCTTTGATTGAAATTATTTCCATAAGTGGCGAAGTAAAAAAGAAATTTTTAAAAGCTGTTAAATATGCTAAAAATAATGAATTTGAGCAAGCAGAAGAAATATTTAATGAAGCAGAGGATCAATTAATAAAGGCTCATCTTAAGCAGACAGAATTAATTAAGCAAGAAGCTAATGGTGATAAGATTGAAGGAAGTTTAATGCTTACTCATGCTCAAGATCATTTGATGACGGCTATTTTACTTAAGGATATGGCACAAGAATTTATTGATTTATATGATAGGTTTGAATCTGAATAA
- a CDS encoding VOC family protein encodes MSFLWTTIKVKDLKESVEFYQDIVGLEVQRQFEAGPETEITFLAAADGQTAVELIDNQNQDEVELGSDISLGFEVDSLAEKMKLIQENNLKIHSGPISPNPNIEFFFVLDPNGLRIQFVENK; translated from the coding sequence TTGAGTTTTTTATGGACTACAATTAAAGTTAAAGATTTAAAAGAATCAGTTGAATTTTATCAGGATATTGTTGGTTTAGAAGTTCAGAGGCAGTTTGAGGCTGGTCCGGAGACTGAAATAACTTTTTTAGCAGCTGCTGATGGTCAAACAGCTGTTGAATTAATTGATAATCAAAACCAGGATGAAGTAGAGCTTGGATCAGATATTTCCTTAGGCTTTGAAGTGGATTCTCTTGCAGAAAAAATGAAATTAATTCAAGAAAACAACTTAAAGATTCACAGTGGACCAATTTCTCCCAATCCAAATATTGAGTTTTTCTTTGTTTTAGATCCAAACGGTCTGAGGATTCAATTTGTAGAAAATAAATAA